A genomic window from Sulfurospirillum diekertiae includes:
- the cysW gene encoding sulfate ABC transporter permease subunit CysW gives MQTEHRLEPKWLKPLLLGITLLFLGIFLALPLAVVFSEALAKGWKIYWESISEPDAIAAIKLTLLVVLITVPLNTVFGVATAWLIAKFEFRGKGFLITLIDLPFAVSPVIAGLIFVLLFGSQGWFGAWLGEHDIRIVFATPGIILATLFITSPFVAREIIPLMQEQGKDEEESALTLGATGWQTFWKVTLPNIKWGLLYGVILSNARAMGEFGAVAVVSGHIRGLTTTMPLHVEILYGEYLFTAAFAVASLLTLLALVTLVLKSFIEWRIGKKRSLAH, from the coding sequence ATGCAAACAGAACATCGTTTAGAACCGAAGTGGCTGAAACCGCTTTTATTGGGTATTACGCTTCTTTTTTTAGGCATTTTTTTAGCGCTTCCTTTGGCGGTTGTTTTTAGTGAAGCGCTTGCAAAAGGGTGGAAAATCTACTGGGAATCTATCAGTGAACCTGACGCCATTGCTGCGATTAAGCTAACCCTTTTAGTCGTGCTCATTACCGTTCCGCTCAATACCGTTTTTGGTGTTGCCACGGCTTGGTTGATTGCCAAGTTTGAATTTCGGGGTAAAGGGTTTTTAATTACTCTGATTGATCTGCCTTTTGCCGTTTCACCCGTCATTGCAGGTCTGATTTTTGTGCTGTTATTTGGAAGTCAAGGTTGGTTTGGCGCGTGGCTTGGGGAGCATGATATACGCATTGTATTTGCCACACCCGGCATTATCCTTGCAACCTTGTTTATCACCTCACCGTTTGTGGCACGTGAGATCATTCCTTTGATGCAAGAGCAAGGCAAAGATGAAGAAGAATCTGCTTTAACGCTGGGAGCAACAGGGTGGCAAACCTTTTGGAAAGTGACGCTTCCTAACATCAAATGGGGACTGCTGTATGGCGTGATTTTAAGTAACGCCAGAGCGATGGGCGAGTTTGGTGCGGTTGCAGTTGTTTCAGGTCACATCAGGGGTTTGACTACCACAATGCCTTTACATGTAGAGATTTTATATGGCGAGTACCTTTTCACCGCGGCCTTTGCGGTTGCTTCACTTTTAACCCTTTTAGCACTGGTAACGTTGGTGCTAAAAAGTTTCATTGAGTGGCGCATCGGTAAAAAACGCTCACTCGCGCATTAA
- the cysT gene encoding sulfate ABC transporter permease subunit CysT, with amino-acid sequence MKWRFRKPSVLPGFGLTLGFSLTYVTLLVLIPLGGLLLYTTKLSWSEFSAVIIDPRVLASFKLSFGASLIAAVINLFFGLIIAWALARYNFLGKKIVDALVDLPFALPTAVAGIALAAIFAQTGWIGRLLDPLGIVIAYSRAGVVVALIFIGLPFVVRTVQPVIEEFEKEFEEAATSLGASWVQTFTRVILPSLLPALLTGFALSFARALGEYGSIIFISSNMPFVSEIVPLIIVTKLSQFDYVGATAVGTVMLLATFIILFLINAIQIYSREKSL; translated from the coding sequence ATGAAATGGCGCTTTAGAAAGCCCAGTGTTTTGCCAGGGTTTGGCTTAACGCTTGGCTTTAGCCTGACTTACGTAACCCTCCTAGTGCTCATTCCACTGGGAGGGTTACTGCTTTATACGACCAAACTTTCATGGAGCGAATTTAGTGCGGTCATTATAGACCCTAGAGTATTAGCTTCGTTTAAACTGAGTTTTGGAGCGAGTCTGATTGCGGCAGTTATCAACCTCTTTTTTGGACTAATTATCGCATGGGCATTAGCGCGTTATAACTTTTTGGGTAAAAAAATTGTTGATGCACTGGTTGATTTGCCTTTTGCCCTTCCCACAGCGGTTGCGGGTATTGCCCTTGCGGCTATTTTTGCACAAACAGGTTGGATTGGAAGACTCTTAGATCCCTTAGGCATCGTGATCGCCTATTCTAGGGCAGGTGTTGTGGTCGCACTCATCTTCATCGGGCTTCCTTTTGTGGTGCGTACCGTTCAGCCTGTCATTGAAGAGTTTGAAAAAGAGTTTGAAGAAGCAGCGACAAGTTTGGGTGCATCGTGGGTGCAAACGTTTACAAGAGTGATTTTACCCTCTTTATTGCCAGCACTTCTAACAGGATTTGCACTCTCATTTGCAAGGGCACTGGGAGAGTATGGTTCGATTATTTTTATCTCAAGCAATATGCCCTTTGTGAGTGAAATCGTGCCACTGATCATCGTAACTAAGCTTTCACAATTTGATTATGTGGGCGCAACAGCGGTGGGAACGGTGATGTTACTTGCCACATTTATCATTTTATTTTTGATCAATGCGATTCAGATTTACAGTCGTGAAAAAAGTTTATAG
- a CDS encoding sulfate ABC transporter substrate-binding protein: protein MKFLYTQRLFSLAVAVLALIVPSIHAADISLLNVSYDPTREFYKEYNQAFAKHWKEIKGDNVTVRQSHGGSGAQARSVIDGLDADVVTLALAYDVDAIAEKAHAIDPNWQKRFTHNSAPYTSTIVFLVRKGNPKGIHDWDDLAKPDVKVITPNPKTSGGARWNHLAAWGYGLEKYGSEEKAREFVSKIYANVPVLDSGARGATNTFVQRGLGDVLIAWENEAILSIKELGPDKFDIVVPSISILAEPSVSIVDKNVEKKGTKEVATAYLEYLYSKEGQRIAAKNYYRPTDPEIIKESESTFPKLKLFTIDALFNGWGEAQKKHFADGGEFDKIFASIKR, encoded by the coding sequence ATGAAATTCTTATACACACAACGTCTTTTTTCATTAGCTGTTGCAGTTTTGGCACTTATCGTGCCTTCCATTCACGCCGCAGATATCTCCTTGCTTAACGTCTCGTACGACCCAACTAGAGAGTTTTACAAAGAGTATAACCAAGCCTTTGCTAAACATTGGAAAGAGATTAAAGGTGACAACGTAACCGTACGTCAGTCACATGGTGGTTCAGGTGCGCAAGCCAGAAGTGTTATCGATGGTTTGGATGCAGATGTGGTTACCTTAGCTCTTGCGTACGATGTCGATGCGATTGCTGAAAAAGCGCATGCGATTGATCCTAATTGGCAAAAACGATTTACTCATAACAGTGCCCCTTATACCTCTACCATTGTCTTCTTAGTACGAAAAGGCAATCCTAAAGGAATTCATGACTGGGATGATTTAGCAAAGCCCGATGTTAAAGTTATAACGCCCAATCCTAAAACTTCAGGTGGAGCACGTTGGAACCATTTAGCGGCGTGGGGCTATGGGCTTGAAAAATACGGCAGTGAAGAGAAAGCCAGAGAGTTTGTCTCTAAAATTTACGCCAACGTCCCCGTCCTTGACTCAGGCGCTAGAGGAGCTACCAATACCTTCGTTCAAAGAGGTTTGGGCGATGTCTTAATTGCTTGGGAAAATGAAGCGATCTTGTCAATTAAAGAATTAGGTCCCGATAAATTTGACATCGTTGTTCCCAGTATTAGTATTCTAGCTGAGCCAAGTGTGAGCATTGTGGATAAAAACGTTGAGAAAAAAGGAACGAAAGAGGTAGCAACCGCCTACTTAGAGTACCTCTACTCTAAAGAAGGACAGAGAATTGCGGCTAAAAATTACTACCGTCCAACCGATCCTGAAATTATTAAAGAGAGTGAATCAACATTTCCAAAACTAAAACTCTTTACGATTGATGCGCTCTTTAACGGATGGGGGGAAGCTCAAAAGAAACACTTTGCGGACGGTGGCGAGTTTGACAAGATCTTCGCTTCAATTAAGCGATGA
- the crcB gene encoding fluoride efflux transporter CrcB, which translates to MFYTVLAIFSGAGFGALLRWFLGTKLNSIYPSIPLGTLSANLIGGYLIGLFIAFFASNTALAPEWRLFIITGFLGGLTTFSTFSAEIVSLIQEGRLSMSIVAVLLHVMGSIAMTFLGIASYTLLQKGSL; encoded by the coding sequence ATGTTTTATACCGTTTTGGCTATTTTTTCAGGTGCTGGTTTTGGTGCACTTTTGCGTTGGTTTTTAGGAACAAAACTGAACAGCATTTACCCGTCCATTCCTCTTGGAACACTCAGTGCCAATCTTATTGGCGGTTATCTCATCGGATTATTCATTGCTTTTTTTGCTTCCAATACAGCCTTAGCACCAGAATGGCGACTTTTCATCATCACAGGTTTTTTAGGCGGACTTACAACGTTTAGCACGTTTAGTGCCGAGATCGTCTCCCTTATTCAAGAAGGGCGTCTTAGTATGAGTATCGTTGCCGTTCTTTTACATGTCATGGGTTCTATCGCTATGACATTTTTGGGTATTGCCAGTTACACCCTACTTCAAAAAGGAAGTTTATGA
- a CDS encoding DUF190 domain-containing protein — MKGFQLIFSTLQSRKHPNGEHISHWLVEVTEKIGIKGVTILNAAQGIGRDGKLHSSTFFELADEPLEIIMNVSDAECEKLFTLLNEEKLGLFYTKTAIEYGTV; from the coding sequence ATGAAAGGTTTTCAACTTATTTTTTCAACATTACAAAGTCGCAAACACCCCAATGGTGAGCACATTAGCCATTGGCTCGTTGAAGTTACCGAAAAAATTGGCATTAAAGGCGTCACGATTTTAAACGCTGCACAGGGGATCGGTCGTGACGGAAAACTCCATTCATCAACCTTTTTTGAGCTTGCGGATGAACCACTTGAAATCATCATGAACGTAAGCGATGCAGAATGTGAAAAACTCTTTACTCTTTTAAATGAAGAAAAATTAGGACTTTTTTACACAAAAACTGCTATCGAGTATGGAACAGTTTGA
- a CDS encoding helix-turn-helix domain-containing protein, protein MTLPIFTIKEDHFKIDKIDYLSPVPRHKHDCYELFFIFKGEGTFYVDCQSYEIHENSFFLVSPNQIHGWEYTQNLHGYLLKFDMSFFSERSFIEYLSIFHFDTVNVSESEFLSFETILKSLHVEYRMTKSFKECTITNLIQILLIYVKRALPAKPASVMTNTLFTKLNDLMHENNYQLTPVTYYAKKLKTSIKLLNQAIKESTGFNCSEFIRSKTIQEAKRLLKYDTMSCNEIADHLGFIDPAYFSRFFKREVGTSPKSFRNELDEKYNF, encoded by the coding sequence ATGACACTACCTATCTTTACGATTAAAGAAGACCATTTTAAAATAGATAAAATAGACTATCTTTCTCCTGTGCCTAGGCATAAACATGATTGTTATGAGCTTTTCTTTATTTTTAAAGGAGAGGGAACATTTTATGTTGATTGTCAAAGTTATGAAATTCACGAGAATTCATTTTTTTTAGTATCTCCTAATCAAATCCATGGATGGGAATATACACAAAATCTTCATGGTTATCTTCTCAAGTTTGATATGTCTTTCTTTTCAGAAAGGTCATTTATTGAATATCTGTCTATTTTCCACTTTGATACGGTCAATGTTAGCGAGTCAGAATTTTTATCCTTTGAAACTATTTTGAAAAGCTTACATGTAGAATATAGGATGACAAAATCATTTAAAGAGTGCACGATTACGAATCTCATTCAAATTTTGCTCATCTATGTAAAACGCGCCTTGCCTGCTAAACCAGCATCTGTCATGACAAATACACTCTTTACAAAGCTCAATGATCTTATGCATGAAAATAACTATCAACTCACACCTGTGACTTACTATGCAAAAAAATTAAAAACAAGTATTAAATTGCTGAATCAAGCAATTAAAGAGAGTACCGGGTTTAATTGCAGTGAGTTTATTCGTTCAAAAACAATACAAGAAGCCAAAAGACTTCTCAAATATGACACGATGTCTTGCAATGAAATTGCTGACCATTTAGGCTTTATCGACCCCGCTTATTTCAGTCGTTTCTTCAAAAGAGAGGTTGGTACTTCTCCTAAAAGCTTTCGAAATGAATTGGACGAAAAGTACAATTTTTAA
- the istA gene encoding IS21 family transposase gives MLKKGEIKMIKKFLAEGFSKSAIARKLGISRETVRRYANLPDDYIPHINRPPVINSVDPYLPHIAKMLETAEQQKSEIPLTVIYEEIKKLGYDGSLRWLQQVILRYELRARAKLDEPIIRFETKPAQQMQVDWVEFPKDNLSAFVATMGYSRASYVEYVNNEKIETLIGCHMNAFAYFGGVPKECLYDNMKTVILSRNDYGKVIIDSIPCLLTLPNTVDLVSKYANPIALKPKEKLRDLTIICGITFIMDYE, from the coding sequence ATGTTAAAAAAAGGTGAAATTAAAATGATAAAGAAGTTTTTAGCTGAAGGGTTTAGTAAAAGTGCCATTGCTAGAAAGTTAGGTATTTCAAGAGAAACTGTAAGGCGCTATGCCAATCTTCCAGATGATTATATTCCCCATATCAATAGACCTCCTGTGATTAACAGTGTTGATCCTTATTTGCCACATATCGCCAAGATGTTAGAGACGGCAGAGCAGCAGAAAAGTGAAATACCCTTAACCGTCATTTATGAAGAGATTAAGAAGCTTGGATATGATGGAAGTCTAAGGTGGCTTCAACAAGTCATACTAAGATATGAGCTTAGAGCTCGAGCCAAATTAGATGAGCCTATTATACGCTTTGAAACCAAACCAGCCCAGCAGATGCAAGTTGACTGGGTAGAGTTTCCCAAGGATAATTTATCCGCCTTTGTAGCGACGATGGGTTACTCTAGAGCATCTTATGTGGAATACGTTAATAATGAGAAGATTGAGACCTTGATAGGGTGCCATATGAACGCTTTTGCCTACTTTGGTGGTGTTCCAAAAGAGTGTTTATATGACAATATGAAAACTGTCATATTGTCACGAAATGACTATGGTAAGGTGATCATAGATTCAATCCCTTGTTTGCTGACTTTGCCAAACACTGTGGATTTAGTATCAAAGTATGCAAACCCTATCGCGCTAAAACCAAAGGAAAAGTTGAGAGATTTAACCATTATCTGCGGTATAACTTTCATAATGGATTACGAGTGA